The stretch of DNA CAGCACCTCGGAGGGCCGGAACGACTCGCGGTACAGGTCGAGCGCCGGAATCGTGTTCTGCGCCGAGAAGTGGTGGGCGAACGCGAAGGGCAGGCCCAGCATCGCGGCGAGGCGGGCACTGAAGCCGGACGAGCCGAGCAGCCAGACCGACGGGCGCGCCGGGGACTGGACACCGCCGGGAGAGGTCGCCTGGACCGGCCCGGGAACCGCGTGGATCTTGGCGTACGGGTGGCCGTCGGGGAAGTCGTCGTCCAGGAACCGGGTCAGCTCCGCGAGCTGCTGGGGGAAGTCGTCCGCGCCCTCGTTCATCCGGTCGGTCCTGCGCAGCGCGGCGGCGGTCGCACCGTCGGTACCGGGCGCGCGGCCGAGACCGAGGTCGACGCGGCCGGGGGCCATGGCCTCCAACGTGCCGAACTGCTCGGCGATGACCAGCGGCGCGTGGTTGGGCAGCATGACGCCGCCCGAGCCGAGCCGGATGCGCTCCGTGTGGGCGGCCATGTGCGCGAGGATCACGGCCGGTGAGGAGGAGGCCACACCGGGCATGGAGTGGTGCTCCGCCACCCAGTACCGGTCGTAGCCCCGCCGCTCGGCGAGCCCGGCGATCTCCACCCCGGTCCGCAGCGCCTCGGAGGCGGTGACGCCGGACCCCACGGTGACCAGGTCGAGTACGGA from Streptomyces tsukubensis encodes:
- a CDS encoding LLM class flavin-dependent oxidoreductase, encoding MDAIRGTAQGSAPVPLSVLDLVTVGSGVTASEALRTGVEIAGLAERRGYDRYWVAEHHSMPGVASSSPAVILAHMAAHTERIRLGSGGVMLPNHAPLVIAEQFGTLEAMAPGRVDLGLGRAPGTDGATAAALRRTDRMNEGADDFPQQLAELTRFLDDDFPDGHPYAKIHAVPGPVQATSPGGVQSPARPSVWLLGSSGFSARLAAMLGLPFAFAHHFSAQNTIPALDLYRESFRPSEVLSEPYALIGVSALATDDEKEAERQVLAAALNMVRLRTGRPGLVPTPEEAAAYDFSEMERDFVDSWNSNVIHGTPDQVRDGLNALQKRTGADEMMITANAHTGSVRLRSYELIADAYGMPTL